Below is a genomic region from Neomonachus schauinslandi chromosome 2, ASM220157v2, whole genome shotgun sequence.
GCATGATAAGATAGAAGCAGTGTTAGggccaggaccctgagaggaTTTCTGAATTATTAGTAGATATAAAACCCTTCCCATGAAACTTCTAAACAACTAATTAGGGGGTTAAGAGAGTTCCATTGCCAGAAAAACTCCATACCTAGAGAGCTACTAATTATTGAAGCTTGCCCCAAATTACTCTCACATCTATTCCTAACCAAATTATTCTCACCTTACAGTAGTTGTGAACTGTGAAGGTAATACGTTCTCAGCAGAGAAACTGCTTCATTGGCCTCCTCCAAGGAAGTTCTGGACAAATAATGTCTAAGAGATGTGAATCAGGGGCAGCCTGAGTAGCCAACCAAAGAACTCATACTCTTACTCTGCAAATTAATGAGTGGTGCCTTGATGTTTTCTAGTCTAGTATTTACCTTGGTATCTTTATCCAGCAGAAGCCAGAATATCAAGGGTGGGGATCAGAATTACAAATTTTTAACAACCTCCTGCAATGGATTCTTTGCATTCTGATGTAGAGAAACACTGCAgtaagcaaatattaaaagataatcaTGATGATCATCATCATCCTTATCATTATCAGGAACAGCAGCTCACCATCATTATTAGCATTACTCGAAGCCCACATTATGCAGTTTCACTTTTCCTCAATTAAGCTCAAACCCCCATTGTGAATATGCtacccattattttattttatataaattctttcttCCAGATGCAACTCAAGTCTGACCTAAATAAAACTCTCTGATTAGTCAAAATGACCTCATATTTCCTTTAGCATTTATCATCTTTGTTACTTTGTTCTCAGCTTTTTTATAGTACTTTGTATCATTATTTGTGCCTTTCTATCTTTTTAGACTCCCAGAGACCCTGTGTTATACTTTCATTGCCTGGATCTAGCAATACCTTTCATGTAACTACATTCCAGAAATTCTTATTGTTAACTAACTAGTAGTTGATCTTCCTCTTAGTTTCTATCACttggttcacattttttttaaagattttatttacttacttgacagagagagacacagtgagagagggaacacaagcagggggaatgggagagagagaagcaggcttccggctgagcagggagcccaaggcaatgcggggctcaatcccaggaccctggggtcatgacctgagcccaaggcagacgcttaaggactcagccacccaggcactccttgatTCACATTTTAATAGTCCCTTCATTGCTTTCTCACGCATTGCTACCTTTCAAGCTCTCTTTAATTCAGCATCCTTGTTTTAACCCACTCTCTCCCTAATCACTCCCATGTTCCTTTCTGTCCTCCGCCTTCACATATTTGCCAACCACTTCACTTGTCTGGTTTTCCCCATGTTGATGTGtgattatgtaattattttttaataacttttggtATGCAAACATTACAAATACTCTGTCTAGGTTGTCCAGGAGCAGAGTCAAAGAAGTACAGTTCTCTCGGGTATACCTGTAAGGCACCATGGAAAGAAAATTCATCATGGACACTTCAGGCAAAGTAAGTGCTACCTTTAAAATAGATCTATATCATTTTCATTAGTTATCTAAAAACATACCCTGAAACAAAATTAAGACACCATTTTCTCCAATCAGATTAGCAAAGATTTTTAATGACAATACCTAATGTTTCCCACCTGCAGAAACTCAAACATCACTGGTGGGAAAATAACTTGCTAGAAATTTCTTGGGTGATAGTTTGAAAATATTGTAtcaaatgtcttaaaaatttGCCTATCATTTGACCCAGAAGtttattcaaaggaaataattatgttgtttttataaataggTTAACTGtggcattgttttgtttttttttttaaagattttttatttatccatctgagagagaatgggagacagagagcacgagaggggggaggggcagagggagaagcagactccccgccgagcagggagcccgatgcgggactcgaccccgggactccaggatcgtgacctgagcggaaggcagccgcccaaccgactgagccacgcaggcgcccctgtggcGTTGTTTTTAAGAACATAACACTGGAGGGACGCCTgtatagctcagtcagttaagcctctgactatttcggctcaggttgtgatcttggggtggtgagatccagtcccacgttgggctctgtgctccacacggagcctgcttgtccctctccctctgatcctcccaacactcgtgctcgctcgctctctctctctcaaaaaaaaaaaaagtataacattGGAAGATGTGTCAAATACTAAtaaactgattaaataaattatgatacattaGTCAATAAAGTCCTAAGTGATCATTTTAAATTACctggaaaacatttataaagcaaaatGCAAGAGCAGACTCTAAAACAGTATTCTTAGTAGgattacacaaacacacatagaCTATCAATTGGAAACACCCTAAAATGTTACAAATAGTAATATATGGGTGCCAGACttgcagtttttcctttttacctttgTCTGAGTTTTCCAAGTTTTTTGCCTTGAGTGTGTATCATTCTGAAATTACAAaagttttttcataaatttttacttGAGTTCAGCAGGTAAAAGCAGAATTATTTCATCCTGAAACAAgtaatgttttttccttttttgtttaagatttatttatttattttgggggcggcatgtggtggggaggggtagggcagagggagagaatctttcttttttttttttttaagattttatttatttatttgacagagagagatacagcgagagaggtaacacaagcagggggagtgggagagggagaagcaggctccctggagagcagggagcccgatgcgggaccgatcccaggaccctgggatcatgacctgagccgaaggcagtcgcttaaccaactgagccacccaggcgcccagggagagaatctttcaagcagactcccagctgagcaagaaacccgactcagggctccatcccacaacccatgagatcatgacctgagccaaaactgagaggcAGAaacaaccaactgagctacccaggcatcccagaagtaattttgttttttggtatcatttattttaatttctcttctggcATTTGTCCCTTTTCTTTGtattataagatatatattaaCTCCTCTAGTGGTGATCTAAATTTCTTGACGACATAACAGATTTAGTCAGCTCAGTACAACTTACAATTACTAGTGCAGTAAACTTGCAAATggaatatacataaaattataaagtgtACTAACCCCACCAgatattaagataaataaaaaacttaaagtaTTCAAATCATCAAGATGCcgctgcaggaaaaaaaaaaaaagatgccgcTGCAGGAACTGCCAGGAAGAAAAATGGGACGATAGGAAACAGTTTCCAAAGAGCAACCTAACCTGTAAATGTAAGAACTTCTGTAGTAAAGGGGCTAGTTTAAGCAGAAATGAGAGAAACAATCAAGAGTTCATGCTAAGACAATTCATTTAGAGTCTATGATGGCacatcacacaaaaaaataattttaagttggatttaagagttaaatatttaaaaatcaaactataaaaacccagaaagaagataaatatttagTCTCTATATGGAGAGAATCTCCAaagtataaaaatggaataaataacaaaggaaaagataCTTCAACtagccaaattttaaaatgtgtgtgtgtgtgtgtgtgcatgcacatgcatgtaacttcataaaaattaaggtTCAAATATCAACCAGGGAAAATCATGTACGACAAGCTGACAGATAATAACTCACTCCTTTAATGTGTAAAGAGGTCAAATGACTAATAAGAAAAACTCCAAGATGCCAGTAGATACTTATATTAACTATATGACCAAACACTCcacaaaacaggaaaatacatatgactaacataaacataaaaaatattcaacatgatTAGCATTCAAAAAATACTAGTGGAAAAAAATAGCTAGCTTTTTGTACCTATTAGATACTTTGGTTTTAACGACTACTGTCAATGCTAATAAGGGTGGAATAAATGATGATACAGATATTCTTTTATGCTTCTAGGAATTGTGCCAAATTATTCAACATTTCTGTAAAGAAATTTGGAAATCAATTTAGCCCTAACAATGTCTCTATCTTTTCCAAAGTAATTGTTACTTTAGGAAACCAGACAAGTCAAAATTATGAACAAAGTTGTTTATCACAGTATACTTTAGAATAGTTAAAACAATGGAAGTAATTACATATCTAGATAGTTATTAAGCAAATTGGACACATTCAAACGATGAAATACAAAGTAGCCATTTAAATTTCTGATTACAAAGCATTTGGAGTCACGAGAAAATGCTTACttacaagtaaataataaatgctcaCTATATGGTGGCTGTTACTAGcaaaaaagcagaatacaaaacTGCTTATAGATACAATCTCAACTACATCAGAATTGTCTTAAGAGACTGGAAGGGAATATGCTAAAATTTCAACAGGTTGTATCTGAAATTGCAAtgatctttcttctgtttctttttgatttttgtatttttactaaTTGTAACAAATAAGTGTCATTTGCATGATcagaataaaagttaaattttttcattaaatgatgtcattttattgttgttgtgtCAACAGACAATTACATGCCGGGCAGCCATTGCCTGGGTGGCAAATTCTACTCTTTCAATTGAGGAAGTACAAGTTGAACCACCAAAGGCTGGGGAAGTTCGAATTAAGGTAAACTTAAGTCTTTTAACTTTTACCTTTGAAGGTAAATGTAAGGAAATCCtgtttcatttcatatatatattacatatatatatatatatatataatatgtataaaatttgcATTTGGGGTTTGTCCACTTTTCttagtaaaagaagaaattttaaaactaagataAATGAATAGAGGTAATAAATGTTTAAGATATTCTTAATACTTGTAAAATACTAGTAGTTCACTCATCcaccataattattttttcaggattgaaatttttacttaaattatatAATACCATAGGCCTATATACTTCACAACGTGACCTAGAACGTGCTTTAAgtagtaacttttttttcatttttgagggaAAGGAGACAAGAAGTGCATTTCCCCCTACTTCTATGACGCAAAATTGATATCAACAAATGAATACGCAGTGACTACCAGACTAATTTTCTACCTCTATTGTTTTGGGCTCATAGATTATAATAATCTCAGAGTTTGTCTGAAAAAGTTCATTCTGTGGTAAATTTCAGTTTCTAGGAATGAACAGCTAGGACTCCATGATAGTCTCCAAAGCGACTTGGAAGAGTTAACCATTATTGAACAGAATTTAGACCAGGGATGGGAGAACACTGGCCTGTCAAAGGCTCCTTACCACTCTCAAATCACCTCTCAATCAATGCATTTCAAATTTTACAAAATCATTAAATACTCATATTCGGAGTATTATTGTGTTAAGTCTTATTAAACATTAACTTCACCTATCTTCTAATTTGAGACCAGGAATTCAACACTTGATTTAATGAACACAACAAATACTGAAAGCCACATGCTTCTAGTCCATACTATATCTAATCAAAGTAGAAGGTATAGGAGGATGGttacaacagaaaagaaatgaagggaatTGGAAAGATGACAGAGGGAAAGGcaatgaaaggaaggaggaaagtagaAAAAGACAGATGGGCAGTGAAAGACAAAACAGGAGAATATGGGAACTAACATTAAATATATCAACTCCATGTCTAGTGTTACGCTAGAGATTTTATTTCACCAGTGAGAGATggtaaagaacaaaatgaaaagtgatAAGAATGTACACAGAGAAAGGAGTTTAGTAACTGACTGCCAATCAGaaactatgtttttcttttttttaaattctattttattatgttatgttagtcaccatacattacatcattagtttttgatgtagtgttccatgattcattgtttgcgtataacacccagtgccccattcagtacgtgccctctttaatacccatcaccaggctaacccatcccctcaccccccatccctctaaaaccctcagtttgtttttcgaaGTCCACAGTCTCACAGAAgctatgtttttctatttatcatGTATCCAAACAGCTTTTAATTAGtgcttattgtttgtttttttaagattttatttatttatctgacaagagagagatagcgagagcaggaacacaagcagggggagtgggagagggagaagcagtctccctgcggagcagggagcctgatgcaggactcgatcccaggacgctgggatcataacctgagccaaaggcagacgcttaacgactgagccacccaggcgccccaattagtGCTTACTGTATACTGGGTCACCATCCGCTGAAATGTTTCCTAATTAGCCAATATTGTCTTCTTACACTGATCTGCTCCTTCACCACAAAGGCTAACCCCTAAATAATAAATCCACAGTCCACCAAGGTAGATGTTGCAGCAGCAAGAACCTGAGCAATATCGCACTGAGCCCTAGACAAAATCAAACTTAAGGACTGGATCTGTTCATAAGCACAGACAATTCCACCTCCAGCTTATGCCATGGACGACTTCCCCAAAATAACTGCATATTCTTATCTGATATATAGGACAAACCTAACAAGGGGATTCCAGCCTGCTGCTTACCTGAAACAACACTTCTGGCCTTTGATAGCATCTTGAAGCCATTTTAGCACTGTGGCAACCCAAAGCACAGCATATTGCTCATGAGATATATTCTCAGCCATTTGCCACAATCAGACACCATGGTTGTTCCCAGTGTTCCCGTTATAAATGCTGCCATTCCAACTACACATACTGGAAAGCTAGTCAGTATGTTCGGGCATATGTTTTCCTGGCTGTCTTCCGGGCAGAGCAGTTAACTTAGGGGCTATGGtacatgaaatatttcatttttatgatcaGTGTAGTTGGGTCAGGCCTATTAACAGACAAGAAAACTCAGGCCATTAAGtaagaagttttaaaacttttcaatgtcagggcgcctgggtggcaaggtcattaggcgtctgccttcagctcaggtcatgatcccagggtcctgggatggagccccgcatcgggttccctgctccgcgggaagcctgcttctccctctcccactccccctgcttgtgttccctctcttgctgtgcctctttctgtcaaataaataaataaaatcttaaaaaaaagaaaacacacttctCAATGTCAACTAAATTTTGCAATGGTTAATTTTAACTGAAACtcatttttacattattaatttaaAGAATGTTTCCAACGTACAAGTTTGAAATGCTAAAAACAGATTTTCCCAGAGCACGGGAAAAACATTCCACAATATGggcttaaaattctttctcaatGGCGGTGCTATTGATAATGTGGGCAAAAAGTCCTTCATCGTATGCAACTGTCCCTCATATTTCAAAACTATTTGATGACATAAATGTACAGAGTAGATTTCAAAAAACCTAAATTTATTTCCAGATCTGAACATGTGCCATGTGACTTTGGACGAGTCATTTTCAGTCTTTGAatctccctttcctcatctttaaattgGAAATGATAAGATCTGCCCTGTATTCCTCTGAGCATTGGTATAGGGATCAAATGACATAATtcatgtaaaaaaattttaataatcagtttcagattaaaaaaagaaagaaagaaagaaaaattccaaaccaACTGATCCTTGGTCACTTAATTCCTATGCAGATGGCATCTACAGGGATCTGTGGTACTGATGATCATGCAATAAAAGGATTCATCTCAGCAGTCTTTCCTTTTATCCCGGGCCATGAAGGAGCTGGGACTGTGGAGAGTATTGGCAAAGGAGTGAGCTCAGTGAAATCAGGTAGGAAGTGGGGCCATGAAACCCTTCCCACAAAAAGCCTCCCAAAGAGCAACCCTTGCACAGAAGAGGAACTTAAATGCATTAACATAtatttacaggagaaaaaaactgGTTTGCCTCGAGATCTTCTAACTAATCACATATCATTATATTAAGtgtatccagggactccaagagtCACAGTTTCCCTACTGTCTTCTCTAGAAATCCAGAGGGGCAACAGATGAGCCAAGTGTATATCCATAGCTAAATAAGATTTGAGATAGGACCATTGTACCTCTAAATAGATTGAAAACTATTGAGActgtttcttatatatatttttaccccccacatgcctagcacagtgcctgtccTAGGGTTAGAATGCATTAGAATGCTTGACAAATGAATGTTTTAATCAACTGGAATATAGAATTTGAATTGTAATTGACAGGATGATAAAGATAtttcaaagaatcaaagaaatcaaGTATATGCTCTTCCCCAGACTATCAAAAAAGATTTTGACATAGCTATTCTTAGTACGTCTGAAATGAACAGAATGAATAAAAGCAACCACACAGATTAAGATACTACAAAACCTCACAACTTGGAGCCAGGAACACAAAGAGATTTAAGAGAGTGCATAGTCAGGACACTTGTGAAGCTCTTACCAGGGAATTCATTTAGCAAACAATTATGGAGTGGCTACCATGCATCTGATACTATGCACAGCAGGGGGACAAAAGTAAAAGGCATGGTCTCTATGTCTCCAAGAACATAATGCAAACATGTGAGATATATGCTCTAACTCATCCTCTttagctagaaaaaaaattccagtgaaAAACAATGAGCATTTGGAGGGAAAGGATAAGAGAGCAAAAGTTCTCCTGAATTTGAGATCCAGgaactttgaaatttttaaggGCCAGTGAAGTTAAGATGTGCCTTATTTAAACTTACAAGAGATTTTAATGCCATCTAAACTCTGCAAGAGaccaagggtggggtgggggtggttctTTGTTAGGAAAATTATAAGGGCCATCAGCAACAATGTTGTAGACTTCTGACCAGGTCTTTGTAAGTCTGTGATGACTGTTAATTAATTTTCTTCACAGACCCTATCCAGCCTGTCACCCCAAGGCCTAGGAAGGCTAGCTAATGACGGGATCCAAATATAATCAATATTCTCTTCAGAACTCTCTCTGCAGAGGGAGAGTGATTCCTTTTATTCTCTGGAATTAGCATATCTAGGAACTTAGCCCCACTAAAGAAAATATGTCAGAGGCTGCTATGGGTCAGTGTGCCATCATGGGGCAAGAAGATTCAATGAAAAGTGCTCTGTTATTACCTATTTAGGCCACTTTACGCAGGTGACTACACTGTGGGGCTTAAATccttcaaatggaaaacaaaagggTTAAACTAGATAACATCTGTAAGGTTTAGTCTTAGTTTCATTATTCTATTTCCAGAGCAAGGGCAAGCAGACCTACAACTATCCACCCCATAAGAAATATCCCCAAATTTCCATTATTTGCCCAAAAGAATAATGTAATTTCTAAAACCAGGTTATATGGTTTCTCATTCAAAACAGCAATGagcaactcaggaaacaacaggtgttggtgaggatgcagaggaaggggaaccctcttgccctattggggggaatgcaaactggtgcagccactctggaaacagtatggaggttccttaaaaagttaaaaataaaagtactctATGATAGAGCATTTTTgtgcactactaggtatctacccaaagggtacaaaaatactaattcaaagggatacatgcaccccaatgtttatagcagcattatcaacaatagccaaattatggaaacagcccaagtgtccatcaactgctgaatggataaagaagatgtggtatagagaacacacaatggaatattactcagccataaaaaagaatgaactcttgccatttgcaatgacatggatggagctagagggtattatgctaagtgaaataagccaatcagagaaagacaaatatcatatgatttaaattatatgtggaatttaagaaacaaaataaacaaacaaagggaaaaaaaaaacacaggaagacaaaccaagaagccgactcttaaccatagaaaacaaactgatggttaccagaggggaggtgggcagcgggatgggtcaaataggtgatggggattaaggagtacacttattgttaaaagcactgggtgttgtatggaagtgttgcaTCAGAACagtacttgaaactaatataacactgtatgttaactaactggaatttaaataaaaacttaaaaagaaaaaaaacaataatgggCTGCCATATCCTGGCTGCCATAAGCTGCCCACAGCAAGTTTTCAAACCATCCAATTGTATTTCAGttccaataatattttaaactaatgcttgtattattatttttatatatataggagATAAAGTCCTCACACTCGCTATTCCACAGTGTAGAGAATACAGTTCCTGCTTGCATCCCAAGGGAAACTTCTGTGAGAAGCAAGAGTTAGTAATTTACCCTTTACTCTTTTATTAAATTGCTGATATTGTACAAGCGCTGACCTGTAACTGAAGGGGCTCCCTTCTGTCTTTACGACTGCATACGTCGGTACCACTGCCTGCACCTGTGTCCATGTCACCGCGGAACAGTGTTCTGACTCCTTCGGGACTGATGCTGGACGGGACTAGCAGATTTACctgcaaagggaaaaagattCATCACTCTTTACGCACAAGCACATTCACTGAATATTCTGTTGTACCTGAGATTGCAGTGGCAAAAATTGATGCTGCTGCTCCTATGGATAAAGTCAGTGTCATAAGCTGTGAGGTGCCCACAGGTTACGGGGCTGCTGTGCACTTGGCCAAGGTGAGGAAGGTACCTGTGTGTTAGTATATGTCATAGTGATTTGCCTGGAAAACATCAAAATTACACCAGTCTAAATGTTCAACTGTTATATACAGTTCCAAAAGTTTcagtggttgtttttgtttgtttgtttgtttgtttgtttgtttgttttcttaattacatATGTGCCCAGGTTTGATTCCTAATACAAACATGCCTTGTGAATTTGTAGGTCACTCGTGGTTCCACCTGCATGGTCTATGGACTTGGTGGAATCGGTTCAGCCATTGTCATGGGCTGTAAAGCATCTGGTGCTTCTAGAATCATTGGGGTTGACATCAATGAGGAGAAGTTTCCCCGGGCCAGAGCGTTAGGGGTCACTGATTGTCTCAATCCTCGAAAACTCAAGAAGCCTGTCCAGCAGGTGATCATGGAAATGACAGGAGTTGGTGTTGACTTTGCCTTTGAGGCCACTGGACTCAGTGATGTCATGGTACGTGGGCTTGGGGCACAGTGATTAGATGCTTAATGGGGGGGAGGGACATGCTAAATATCCTCATGTAGATAGGTATAAACTCTCCTGAACATAGGTTTTGGACCTGTGGACCCCAAAGGTAAAAACAGAATGTAAATTCactctaaaacatttattttaaaaataaaagcaatagacacttaaaaatatgtcattGTAGTACACAAAGTTTAAACATTCAAAAGGCCACAATACCAGTACTCCCTTTTCTTTATTCCTAGCTCTGcatatatgcttttatatttaagtataaacATTATTTAATTCACATGATAATTATGGGTCCTGTATTAGaacaattcattcatttgaaaaatgaattccTATGCATCAATGTGTTATGTTCTAGGGATACAAGGGTGAATAAAATAGGTACCATACTCTTGGATCTTACAGTTTAGAGGACAGAATGTAGACATCTAATATGTTTCAGTGTGTACCTAATGTACTTGattgaaaaacaaaggaagtaaAGGTAGTGATATAGgtaacaggaaagagaaaataaggcaaaacagaggaaaggagaaagacagaaaggctCAGTCAACCTTTTCTGGTTCATAaccagaaagtaaaataaatagatgTGAAGAAGTACACTATACATCCCTacaaaagtgaatttaaaaaaataataatgcttctCACACAcccatatgtatatatttgttttgttttaatacaaaTCAAGACAATCTAGACAGAGAACCATGGCTAGTGAGAAGGTCTGGCAAAGGCAATGGgtaattttatttaacaaatatgtgcTCCTTAGTCTATGCCAGATAGTGTTCTAAATGTTTTAAGAATGATAaatcacttaatcctcataaccaTAGGTagtattattcttctttttacaaatgaagaaactgaggcatagggaggttaagtaacttacctaagGTCAGACAGCTAGCAGTCTGTGCTCTTTCCCACTAAACTCTACTGGTTTTCTAATAAGATCCTATCACTGGCAGTGTTGAAACTGAGGTTGAGGTAGCATCTGGCCAGGAAGAGGTTCAAGATTTAGGAACGTGATTCCTTCCACCTCTGGTGGTAGTTGTTAGTTATTCATGGGAAGGTGCTTTTGGTCCTTATTATCATTATCAGCTTGCTGCTTGGGATTCCTGCCACCTGAGCTATGGTGTCTGTCTGATTGTTGGGCTGCCTCCATTAAACTCAAAGCTTTCCCTGGATGCATCAGTGATTTTCTCTGGACGGACACTGAAGGGTGTATGCTTAGGAGGTAGGTCAATGAATAGGAGGGGTTGGTTGCTTCCATGAAATCCCTTTTGACTTTTTAGAAACATAGAATTCAAAATTCCTCTCCTTGAGGAAACAGAGCTATAATGGTAGAAAAGACTTCTCCAATGAGTAGGATAATTTTGCAAATCAATTTcagttaatttaattaaataggtTTTTTAAGctcaaatacaatttttatctCCTGCAAaatagtttttgggttttttcaaTGTTTCAAGTAATTCAGTCAATAATTGAGGTCAGTCAACCTCAATTCCATGCCAGTGGGTTTGTTGTGCTCTTTTAGCAGCAAAACTTCTTAATTATATAacactatataaataatatatatatttatatatgtgtatatataaactatatatagatatatatataattatttataaatatataacaccAACCTGGTATTTTGGCACCAGCTCTTATCTTTCCAGAAGAGCCCTTATTTATGAGCAATATTGATGAACAGCTTTAGTCAATTAACAACCCCATCTGTCCCCATTCCTCTGATAGTAAGTTCCCAATGCCATCTCCATGTGTGTGAATACAAAGAGGAGGAAATATTTATTCCATGGTA
It encodes:
- the LOC110572112 gene encoding alcohol dehydrogenase 1-like; its protein translation is MDTSGKTITCRAAIAWVANSTLSIEEVQVEPPKAGEVRIKMASTGICGTDDHAIKGFISAVFPFIPGHEGAGTVESIGKGVSSVKSGDKVLTLAIPQCREYSSCLHPKGNFCEKQDVLTPSGLMLDGTSRFTCKGKKIHHSLRTSTFTEYSVVPEIAVAKIDAAAPMDKVSVISCEVPTGYGAAVHLAKVTRGSTCMVYGLGGIGSAIVMGCKASGASRIIGVDINEEKFPRARALGVTDCLNPRKLKKPVQQVIMEMTGVGVDFAFEATGLSDVMLAAWDSCHLSYGVCLIVGLPPLNSKLSLDASVIFSGRTLKGVCLGDYKTRDCIPQLVTGYLQNKINIDPLVTHQLPFDQLHKAFELYHAGKTIRCILLF